A region of Spiribacter roseus DNA encodes the following proteins:
- a CDS encoding NYN domain-containing protein: protein MRRLWLIDAGYIHANNLALLGSQRRIDYLRLRELIEHELGALWRGYFLNSAQDEPNEGRDRFHNWLQTAVPHGPNLIVKLYGLKSERVRNAWCADCGTKVDLRCPHGDGRHRLFNQRQMGVDVGLASLALIHRERYDSLVLSSGDGDLLDAVEHLSEAGKRIELAVFSTGVATDLQARSDRVLWLDDHLPALTGEDGAAGPPTAPGG from the coding sequence ATGCGACGACTCTGGCTGATCGATGCCGGCTACATTCATGCCAACAACCTCGCGCTGCTGGGCAGCCAGCGGCGCATCGACTACCTACGGCTGCGCGAGCTCATCGAGCATGAGCTCGGCGCGCTGTGGCGCGGCTATTTCCTCAACTCCGCGCAGGATGAACCCAACGAGGGCCGGGACCGCTTTCACAATTGGCTGCAGACCGCGGTGCCCCACGGCCCCAACCTTATCGTCAAGCTCTACGGACTCAAAAGCGAGCGGGTGCGAAACGCCTGGTGCGCCGACTGTGGCACCAAGGTCGATCTGCGCTGCCCCCACGGCGATGGCCGCCATCGGCTGTTCAACCAGCGCCAGATGGGCGTTGATGTCGGCCTGGCCTCGCTGGCGCTGATCCATCGCGAACGCTATGACAGCCTCGTCCTTTCCTCCGGCGACGGCGATCTGCTGGATGCCGTGGAGCACCTCTCGGAGGCCGGCAAGCGCATCGAGCTGGCAGTGTTCAGCACCGGGGTGGCCACCGATCTGCAGGCCCGCTCGGATCGCGTGCTCTGGCTCGATGACCACCTGCCGGCACTGACCGGGGAGGACGGAGCGGCCGGCCCACCGACCGCCCCGGGCGGCTAG
- the icd gene encoding NADP-dependent isocitrate dehydrogenase, producing the protein MSTYQVPADGAPVTLDNGVLNVPDNPIITYIEGDGIGVDITPVMQRVVDAAVEKAYGGSRKVHWMEVLAGEKANNEVGAWLPDETVDAIRKYLISIKGPMTTPVGGGIRSLNVALRQVLDLYVCQRPVRWFNGVPSPVKHPEQVDMVIFRENTEDIYAGIEFEAGSEENERFKQLLAEHFPSAHANIRFPDDCGFGIKPISREGTERLVRGAIRYAIDNKRQSVTIVHKGNIMKYTEGAFRTWAYELAEREFANETYTWAEWERTVAEKGQEAANAEQDAAVAAGKILVKDSIADITLQQVLTRPTDFEVIATMNLNGDYLSDALAAQVGGIGIAPGGNINEQTGHAVFEATHGTAPKYAGRDMVNPGSLVLSAEMMLRHLGWFEAADLILTGMDSAIASKHVTYDFARLMDGATKVSCSQFGEAMIKRMQA; encoded by the coding sequence ATGAGCACCTATCAGGTCCCCGCCGACGGCGCCCCGGTCACCCTGGATAACGGCGTCCTCAATGTCCCCGACAACCCCATCATCACCTACATCGAGGGGGATGGCATCGGCGTCGACATCACCCCGGTGATGCAGCGCGTGGTGGATGCCGCGGTTGAAAAGGCCTATGGCGGCAGCCGCAAGGTGCACTGGATGGAAGTGCTCGCCGGCGAGAAGGCCAACAACGAGGTCGGCGCCTGGCTGCCCGATGAGACCGTCGATGCCATCCGCAAATACCTGATCTCGATCAAAGGGCCCATGACCACCCCGGTGGGCGGCGGCATCCGCTCGCTCAACGTCGCGCTGCGCCAGGTGCTCGACCTGTATGTCTGCCAGCGCCCGGTGCGCTGGTTCAACGGCGTGCCCTCGCCGGTCAAGCACCCCGAGCAGGTCGACATGGTGATCTTCCGCGAGAACACCGAAGACATCTACGCCGGGATCGAGTTCGAGGCCGGCTCTGAGGAGAACGAGCGCTTCAAGCAGCTGCTCGCCGAGCATTTCCCCTCGGCTCACGCCAACATCCGCTTTCCCGATGACTGTGGCTTCGGCATCAAGCCCATCTCGCGCGAGGGCACCGAGCGGCTGGTGCGTGGCGCGATCCGCTATGCCATCGACAACAAGCGCCAGTCGGTGACGATTGTCCACAAGGGCAACATCATGAAATACACCGAAGGCGCCTTCCGCACCTGGGCCTACGAACTGGCCGAGCGCGAGTTCGCCAACGAGACCTACACCTGGGCGGAGTGGGAGCGCACCGTGGCCGAAAAAGGCCAGGAGGCCGCCAACGCCGAGCAGGACGCCGCCGTCGCCGCCGGCAAGATCCTGGTCAAGGATTCCATCGCCGATATCACCCTCCAGCAGGTCCTGACCCGGCCCACCGACTTTGAAGTGATCGCCACCATGAACCTGAACGGCGATTACCTCTCCGACGCGCTGGCGGCCCAGGTCGGCGGCATCGGCATCGCCCCGGGCGGCAACATCAACGAGCAGACCGGCCACGCCGTGTTCGAGGCCACCCACGGGACGGCGCCGAAGTACGCCGGTCGCGACATGGTCAACCCCGGCTCGCTGGTGCTCTCCGCCGAGATGATGCTGCGGCATCTGGGCTGGTTCGAGGCCGCGGATCTGATCCTCACCGGCATGGACTCGGCCATCGCCAGCAAGCATGTCACCTATGACTTCGCCCGGCTGATGGACGGCGCCACCAAGGTGAGCTGCTCGCAGTTCGGCGAGGCCATGATCAAGCGCATGCAGGCCTGA
- a CDS encoding type IV pilus twitching motility protein PilT translates to MDLEALIVSAVEHKASDLHVAAGGPPVIRVDGDLSTLSDEVISHKALEKALFEVMDEAQQAQYRDHREVDFALQVENAGRFRVNVYEQLNGPGVVLRAIPQQIPALDDLGAPEVIRQVSDRSRGLVLVTGPTGSGKSTTLAAMVDHRNRQYPEHILTIEDPIEFVHPSNQALITQREVGHHTVDVQHALRAALREDPDVILVGELRDPDTIRLALTAAETGHLVFGTLHTRTAASSVDRIINTFPGDEQAQVRAMLAESLLAVISQTLLKREGGGRVAGFEIMMAVPAIRNLIRESNLAQIPNALQTGQAHGMQTMAQSLQQLQRQGEISPEVAKTVTDS, encoded by the coding sequence ATGGATCTTGAAGCACTGATCGTGAGCGCCGTTGAGCACAAGGCCTCGGACCTGCATGTCGCTGCTGGCGGGCCGCCGGTGATCCGGGTTGATGGCGATCTGAGCACGCTCAGTGATGAGGTCATTTCGCACAAGGCGCTGGAAAAGGCGCTGTTCGAGGTCATGGACGAGGCGCAGCAGGCCCAGTACCGCGACCACCGCGAGGTGGACTTCGCGCTGCAGGTGGAAAACGCCGGGCGATTTCGTGTGAACGTCTACGAGCAGCTCAATGGCCCGGGTGTCGTGCTGCGCGCCATCCCGCAGCAGATCCCGGCGCTGGATGACCTGGGTGCGCCCGAGGTGATCCGTCAGGTTTCAGATCGCTCGCGTGGGCTGGTGCTGGTCACCGGGCCCACCGGTTCCGGCAAGTCCACCACGCTCGCGGCCATGGTCGATCACCGCAACCGCCAGTATCCCGAGCATATCCTCACCATCGAAGACCCGATCGAGTTTGTGCACCCCTCCAACCAGGCGCTCATCACCCAGCGCGAGGTGGGCCATCACACCGTCGATGTGCAGCATGCGCTGCGCGCGGCCCTGCGTGAGGATCCCGACGTTATTCTGGTCGGCGAGCTGCGCGATCCCGACACCATCCGCCTAGCGCTGACCGCGGCGGAGACCGGGCATCTGGTGTTTGGCACGCTGCATACGCGCACCGCCGCGAGCAGTGTCGATCGCATCATCAACACCTTCCCCGGCGACGAGCAGGCGCAGGTGCGGGCGATGCTTGCGGAGTCGCTGCTCGCCGTCATCTCCCAGACGCTGCTAAAGCGCGAGGGCGGGGGCCGCGTCGCCGGGTTCGAGATCATGATGGCGGTGCCCGCGATCCGGAACCTGATCCGCGAGAGCAATCTCGCCCAGATCCCCAACGCCCTTCAGACCGGCCAGGCCCACGGCATGCAGACCATGGCGCAGTCGCTCCAGCAGCTCCAGCGCCAGGGCGAGATCAGCCCCGAAGTGGCGAAAACGGTGACCGACAGCTAG
- a CDS encoding FkbM family methyltransferase: MNPRRVIGLSRSLLIYAAPWRQPGLRRFYAPLIDPDRPVFDIGAHLGDRSLAFAALGAPVVALEPQPALRPLLAWRLRRYPRAQVSGEAVGDRTGEATLALSDRHPTLASVNAQWRAEIGQRNASFAHVAWERTVTVPMITLETLIARHGVPGFCKIDVEGAEEAVLDGLQQPLPALSFEYVAGSLARARACVDRLEALGDYRYNVTVGEQRRLQFTAWQTAQGLVEWLGGPAQTAGSGDVYARLTGPDARGRQR, translated from the coding sequence ATGAATCCACGCCGTGTGATCGGGCTGTCGCGCTCGCTGCTGATCTATGCCGCGCCCTGGCGTCAGCCGGGCTTGCGGCGGTTCTATGCCCCGTTGATTGATCCGGATCGCCCGGTCTTTGATATCGGAGCGCATCTGGGCGATCGCAGCCTGGCGTTCGCCGCGCTGGGTGCGCCGGTGGTGGCGCTCGAGCCGCAGCCGGCCCTGCGGCCGCTGCTCGCCTGGCGGCTGCGACGCTATCCCCGGGCGCAGGTAAGCGGCGAGGCGGTGGGGGATCGCACCGGCGAGGCGACGCTGGCGCTGAGCGATCGCCATCCAACGCTTGCCAGCGTCAATGCCCAGTGGCGCGCGGAGATCGGCCAGCGGAATGCCTCATTCGCCCATGTCGCCTGGGAGCGGACGGTGACCGTGCCGATGATCACCCTCGAGACGCTGATCGCCCGCCATGGCGTCCCCGGGTTCTGCAAGATCGATGTGGAAGGCGCCGAGGAGGCCGTCCTTGATGGCTTGCAGCAGCCCCTGCCGGCGCTCTCTTTTGAGTATGTAGCAGGCAGCCTGGCGCGGGCCCGCGCCTGCGTGGACCGCCTCGAGGCGCTGGGAGATTACCGCTACAACGTCACGGTCGGTGAACAGCGTCGCCTGCAGTTCACCGCCTGGCAGACGGCGCAGGGCCTTGTCGAGTGGCTGGGCGGCCCGGCGCAGACCGCCGGGTCCGGCGATGTCTATGCGCGACTTACCGGGCCCGACGCGCGTGGTAGGCAGCGATGA
- a CDS encoding methylated-DNA--[protein]-cysteine S-methyltransferase → MGLPAIEITAVDRRPASPQRALWHGPWGTLLLVGHARWLTAAVFQGPPPGRPGTAHPLPAPWGGRRRLRLALHGTAFQMQVWRALAELRAGEPVSYSELAARIGRPGAARAVASAVAANPVPVLLPCHRVIRRNGQIGQYIGGASRKRDLLAHERIDRSNPHVRERP, encoded by the coding sequence GTGGGCCTGCCTGCCATTGAGATCACTGCCGTCGACCGGCGCCCCGCCAGCCCGCAGCGGGCGCTGTGGCACGGCCCGTGGGGGACGCTGCTGCTGGTAGGGCATGCCCGATGGTTGACCGCGGCGGTGTTCCAGGGCCCGCCGCCCGGCCGGCCGGGTACGGCGCATCCCCTGCCGGCCCCCTGGGGCGGACGCAGGCGACTACGACTGGCCCTGCATGGCACCGCTTTTCAGATGCAGGTCTGGCGCGCGCTGGCCGAACTCCGCGCCGGCGAGCCGGTCAGTTACAGCGAGCTGGCCGCACGCATCGGCCGACCCGGCGCCGCGCGGGCCGTGGCCTCGGCGGTGGCGGCCAACCCGGTCCCGGTGCTGCTGCCCTGTCACCGGGTCATCCGACGCAATGGCCAGATCGGTCAGTACATTGGCGGCGCGTCGCGCAAGCGCGACCTGCTGGCCCACGAGCGCATCGATAGGAGCAATCCCCATGTTCGCGAACGCCCCTGA
- a CDS encoding MgtC/SapB family protein, with protein sequence MTDSGHWLSLAAALAIGAVIGLERGWQRREVAEGGRVAGLRTFILIAFAGGLAGVLAEQTGRLLVGVALAALATLLVIGYRRRSQDEADRGITTEIAALVTFLLGVMTTAATPLLATAGGVITATVLGFKPRLHALLRRVDGVEMRAILQFALITAVILPLLPDQGYGPWQALNPRTLWTMVVLISAIGFVGHFAVRVTGPRRGILLTGLFAGLASSTALTLTLSRAGRSQRAYQPLFAAAVVMASTTMFPRMLVLVSAIQPAMLAGLITPVALMTGVGALATAVLAWRSRDGGRGASQPPMQRPFELATALRFALLLAAVMVAGEALRRYAGDAGVYALSLVSGLTDVDAITLSLSGMVGDGLDTTVAERGVVMAALANTLVKLGLALAIARGRMGALVSMGLGAVIVAGALWTGSTFWL encoded by the coding sequence ATGACAGACAGCGGGCATTGGCTGTCGCTGGCCGCGGCACTGGCCATCGGGGCGGTGATCGGGCTCGAGCGTGGCTGGCAGCGACGCGAGGTGGCTGAGGGCGGCCGCGTGGCGGGGCTGCGCACGTTCATCCTGATCGCCTTCGCCGGCGGACTGGCCGGGGTGCTCGCCGAGCAGACTGGGCGTCTGCTGGTGGGCGTGGCGTTGGCGGCACTGGCAACGCTGCTGGTGATCGGCTATCGACGCCGCTCGCAGGACGAAGCGGATCGCGGCATCACCACAGAAATCGCCGCGCTGGTGACCTTTCTGCTGGGGGTGATGACCACCGCCGCGACGCCACTGCTCGCCACCGCCGGTGGGGTGATCACGGCCACGGTGCTCGGCTTCAAACCCCGTCTGCATGCGCTGCTGCGCCGGGTGGACGGCGTTGAAATGCGTGCCATCCTGCAGTTCGCGCTGATCACCGCGGTGATCCTGCCGTTACTGCCGGACCAGGGCTACGGGCCCTGGCAGGCGCTCAATCCGCGCACGCTCTGGACCATGGTGGTCCTGATCAGTGCCATCGGTTTTGTCGGGCATTTTGCGGTACGGGTGACTGGGCCACGCCGGGGCATCCTCCTGACCGGGCTGTTCGCGGGACTGGCCTCGTCGACGGCACTCACCCTGACCCTGTCCCGCGCCGGGCGCAGCCAGCGGGCCTATCAGCCGCTGTTCGCCGCGGCGGTGGTCATGGCGAGCACCACCATGTTCCCGCGCATGCTGGTGCTGGTGAGCGCCATCCAGCCGGCCATGCTCGCCGGGCTGATCACGCCGGTGGCGCTGATGACCGGCGTCGGGGCGCTCGCGACCGCGGTGCTCGCCTGGCGCTCCCGGGATGGCGGCAGAGGCGCCTCGCAGCCGCCCATGCAACGGCCCTTCGAGCTTGCCACCGCCCTGCGCTTCGCGCTGCTGCTCGCGGCGGTGATGGTGGCGGGCGAAGCACTGCGCCGCTATGCCGGTGATGCCGGTGTCTACGCGCTGTCGCTGGTCTCGGGGCTGACCGATGTCGATGCGATCACCCTGTCGCTTTCGGGCATGGTGGGGGATGGGCTCGACACCACCGTGGCCGAACGCGGGGTGGTGATGGCCGCCCTGGCGAATACACTGGTCAAGCTCGGCCTGGCGCTGGCCATTGCCCGGGGTCGCATGGGGGCACTGGTGAGCATGGGGCTGGGCGCGGTGATTGTCGCCGGTGCCCTGTGGACGGGGAGTACATTCTGGCTATGA
- a CDS encoding M28 family peptidase, with protein MADHAKPWTESMPDEQFTFIHDILAAPSPIGLEAAMTQGVLRPHMEKHAPKGAAVRNFMGHAGVVLDTHPGRDDLFTVMVIGHADKIRMQVRSIGEDGKIWINSDSFLPTTLIGHEVSIFSEDPDAPGSYRRFDGGTVEALGAIHFADPKVRSGDQGVKKEQLYIELQIHGDEKKKQVEDLGIRPGDSVLMNRPIRRGFSPDTFYGAYLDNGLGCFVAAESARLVAEAGGPSNIRMLFAAATYEEIGRFGSRVLVSEMRPDAIIGVDVNHDFVAAPGIGDKRMSPVTMGKGFTMSVGAIVSEQLNQRIETVAREHDIPIQRDAVGPDTGTDGMAGVLGNVDCAATSVGMPIRNMHTISESGCTRDVLACTHAVAETLKALDAEETAPGTLAARFRDQHPRLDQATPKRHPGSA; from the coding sequence ATGGCCGATCACGCCAAGCCGTGGACCGAGTCCATGCCTGATGAGCAGTTTACGTTCATCCACGACATTCTGGCCGCGCCCAGCCCGATCGGCCTCGAGGCGGCCATGACCCAGGGCGTGCTGCGCCCGCACATGGAAAAGCATGCGCCCAAGGGGGCTGCGGTGCGCAATTTCATGGGGCATGCCGGCGTCGTACTGGATACGCACCCCGGCCGCGATGACCTTTTTACCGTGATGGTCATCGGCCATGCGGACAAAATCCGCATGCAGGTCCGCAGCATCGGCGAGGACGGCAAGATCTGGATCAACAGCGATTCATTCCTGCCCACCACGCTGATCGGCCACGAGGTCAGCATTTTCAGCGAGGATCCGGATGCCCCCGGGTCGTACCGGCGCTTTGACGGCGGCACGGTCGAGGCGCTGGGCGCCATCCATTTCGCCGATCCCAAGGTGCGCTCCGGCGATCAGGGCGTTAAAAAAGAGCAGCTCTACATCGAGCTGCAGATCCACGGCGATGAGAAGAAAAAACAGGTCGAGGACCTCGGCATCCGGCCGGGTGACAGCGTGCTGATGAACCGCCCGATCCGGCGCGGGTTCAGCCCGGATACCTTCTATGGCGCCTACCTCGATAACGGGCTGGGCTGCTTTGTCGCCGCGGAATCGGCGCGCCTGGTGGCCGAGGCTGGCGGGCCGTCGAACATCCGGATGCTGTTCGCCGCCGCCACCTACGAGGAGATCGGCCGTTTCGGCAGCCGGGTCCTGGTCAGCGAGATGCGCCCCGATGCCATCATCGGCGTCGACGTCAATCACGACTTCGTCGCCGCGCCGGGCATCGGCGATAAGCGCATGTCGCCGGTGACCATGGGCAAGGGCTTCACCATGAGTGTCGGTGCCATCGTGAGCGAGCAGCTCAACCAGCGCATCGAGACCGTCGCCCGCGAGCATGACATCCCCATCCAGCGCGATGCCGTGGGCCCGGATACCGGCACCGATGGCATGGCCGGTGTGCTTGGCAACGTCGACTGTGCGGCGACCTCTGTGGGGATGCCGATCCGCAACATGCACACCATCTCGGAGAGCGGCTGCACCCGGGATGTGCTGGCCTGCACCCACGCGGTGGCGGAGACCCTGAAGGCGCTGGATGCCGAGGAAACCGCACCGGGCACGCTGGCCGCGCGCTTCCGCGACCAGCACCCGCGGCTTGACCAGGCGACGCCGAAGCGCCATCCCGGCTCGGCCTAG
- a CDS encoding FAD-binding domain-containing protein: MFANAPEASHPAGLARLEAFIPHAGADYARGRNHDLGPEGDNAVSALSPWLRHRLLLEETAIDAAIAAHGLDGAEKFIQEVCWRTYWKGYLERRPVHWHDYRAACDEAHGQVAKDRRLAADLQTALDGDTDIDAFNFWVDELRETGYLHNHARMWFASIWVFTLELPWALGADFFLRHLLDGDPASNTLSWRWVAGLHTPGKPYIARSSNINKYTQGRFNPGYRINTQVEIPEGVERPPVGPSPLAVDWQATPTTGLLITEDDLLPESLFGERDWPLVIAVQSTDWRSSGPVAARVRDFAHAGLADALARNPGARAIGPIDLASADGLTAVREAATAAGVDRLLTPYVPTGPTADAMAALDPVLAADGITRQAVPRDWDVLHWPASTHGFFRFWKAARPLIMERAGAGSLSHGG; this comes from the coding sequence ATGTTCGCGAACGCCCCTGAGGCCAGTCACCCGGCGGGACTCGCCCGGCTCGAGGCCTTCATCCCCCATGCCGGGGCCGACTACGCCCGCGGCCGCAACCATGACCTGGGGCCCGAGGGCGACAATGCGGTCTCCGCGCTGTCACCATGGCTGCGGCATCGCCTGCTGCTCGAGGAGACGGCCATCGACGCCGCCATCGCCGCCCATGGCCTGGATGGCGCGGAGAAGTTCATTCAGGAGGTCTGCTGGCGCACCTACTGGAAGGGCTACCTGGAGCGCCGCCCGGTGCACTGGCATGACTATCGCGCCGCCTGCGACGAGGCGCACGGGCAGGTGGCCAAGGACCGTCGGCTGGCCGCCGACCTGCAGACGGCGCTGGATGGCGACACCGACATCGACGCGTTCAACTTCTGGGTGGACGAGCTGCGCGAGACCGGTTACCTGCACAACCACGCCCGGATGTGGTTCGCGAGCATCTGGGTATTCACCCTCGAGCTACCCTGGGCGCTGGGCGCGGATTTCTTCCTCCGCCACCTGCTCGACGGCGATCCCGCCTCCAACACGCTTTCCTGGCGCTGGGTGGCCGGGCTGCACACGCCGGGCAAGCCCTACATCGCGCGCTCATCGAACATCAACAAATACACACAGGGCCGCTTCAACCCCGGCTATCGCATCAACACCCAGGTCGAGATCCCCGAGGGCGTCGAGCGCCCGCCGGTGGGGCCCTCACCGCTCGCGGTTGACTGGCAGGCCACCCCGACCACCGGGCTGCTGATCACCGAGGATGACCTGCTGCCGGAGTCGCTGTTCGGTGAGCGGGACTGGCCACTGGTCATCGCCGTGCAGAGTACGGACTGGCGCAGCAGCGGGCCGGTGGCGGCGCGGGTTCGGGATTTCGCCCATGCCGGGCTTGCCGATGCCCTGGCCCGCAATCCGGGCGCGCGGGCCATCGGCCCCATCGACCTGGCGAGCGCCGACGGGCTGACAGCGGTGCGCGAGGCCGCCACGGCGGCGGGCGTCGATCGGCTGCTGACCCCCTACGTACCCACCGGTCCGACTGCTGACGCGATGGCCGCCCTGGATCCGGTCCTCGCCGCTGACGGCATCACCCGCCAGGCTGTGCCGCGGGACTGGGACGTCCTCCATTGGCCAGCCTCGACCCACGGGTTCTTCCGTTTCTGGAAGGCCGCACGGCCGCTGATCATGGAGCGGGCCGGGGCCGGGTCTCTGTCCCACGGGGGGTGA
- a CDS encoding pilus assembly FimT family protein — translation MSTQRTGGFTLIELVVVLAILAVLGAIAIPQVQQLRHQVEVQALASELASATEDSFAVQLREPGGWPNQWMVNKTGDDQICKRLNDPESSLASPDDNRGGYGIGEIPAGYEVVPAAQAPEGSITFSVPNAEGRSKDSGITSVTCALVKD, via the coding sequence ATGAGCACACAACGGACAGGTGGCTTCACCCTGATAGAGCTGGTGGTGGTCCTCGCGATCCTGGCCGTACTCGGCGCCATTGCGATCCCGCAGGTTCAGCAACTGCGGCACCAAGTCGAGGTTCAGGCGCTCGCTTCAGAACTCGCCAGCGCGACCGAAGATTCATTTGCCGTACAGCTCAGAGAGCCTGGCGGGTGGCCGAATCAGTGGATGGTCAACAAGACCGGCGATGATCAAATTTGTAAAAGGCTGAATGACCCCGAGAGTAGTCTGGCCAGTCCCGACGATAACCGCGGAGGCTACGGCATTGGTGAAATCCCGGCGGGGTACGAGGTCGTGCCGGCCGCTCAGGCTCCCGAGGGGTCAATTACATTCAGCGTCCCCAATGCGGAAGGTCGCAGTAAGGATAGCGGCATTACCTCTGTGACCTGTGCGCTGGTGAAGGATTGA
- the aceK gene encoding bifunctional isocitrate dehydrogenase kinase/phosphatase, whose amino-acid sequence MIDSPSRYQRVATAARCIHDGFLDYNRAFREITARAGRRFEERDWKGQMADIAARVELYELWARRTVETLRTELGEDLAGHAFWAEVRECFGLRVEAVPDAGFMKTFFNSITRRVFGTRGVDAAVEFVQPPPEEGIESLTMRRYPCWNDLDQACQRVLQDFAFERPYVNRDADARDMAATIREQLGGGEADADCLRFEFIDSHFFQGTRAYLVGRMRLADRVRPIVVALRNDDEGIAVDAVLLTAEQVGVVFSYTRSYYFADPTSVVAAVQFLHGLLPDKPIDELYTVLGRLRQGKTERYRQLMHHLDRTDDAFVHAAGDAGLVMIVFTLPSFNLVFKIMRDVFRPPKTTTQEDVHQSYRLVSRHDHAGRLIDTQFFRNLELPRARFSEALIDELMQEAPRTVAAHGDRLVFGHAYVERRVRPLNLYIREVEEAEAKRVILDYGRCIKDLAATNIFAGDLLLKNFGVTSSGRVVFYDYDEVMLVSDCRFYELPEPDEDFPLMEHATTRFVGAHDIFPEEFIRFLAMPAFLRQTFLSEHSDLLTAEYWRDVKRRRVAGEVAEIVPYARQSIAPQQISL is encoded by the coding sequence ATGATCGATAGCCCCTCCCGCTATCAGCGGGTTGCCACCGCGGCGCGTTGCATCCATGACGGGTTTCTCGATTACAACCGCGCCTTTCGAGAGATAACCGCCCGCGCGGGACGGCGCTTCGAGGAGCGCGACTGGAAGGGTCAGATGGCGGATATCGCCGCCCGGGTCGAGCTCTACGAGCTCTGGGCCCGGCGCACCGTCGAGACCCTGCGTACCGAGCTGGGCGAGGATCTGGCCGGGCACGCCTTCTGGGCCGAGGTACGCGAGTGCTTCGGTCTGCGGGTCGAGGCCGTCCCCGATGCGGGATTTATGAAGACCTTCTTCAACTCCATCACCCGGCGGGTGTTCGGCACCCGGGGGGTGGATGCGGCGGTGGAGTTTGTCCAGCCACCGCCCGAGGAAGGCATCGAGTCACTCACCATGCGCCGCTATCCGTGCTGGAATGACCTCGATCAGGCCTGCCAGCGGGTACTCCAGGACTTTGCCTTCGAGCGCCCCTATGTGAACCGCGACGCCGATGCGCGTGACATGGCGGCGACCATCCGCGAGCAGCTCGGCGGCGGGGAGGCCGATGCCGACTGCCTGCGCTTTGAGTTCATCGACTCGCATTTCTTCCAAGGCACGCGGGCCTATCTGGTCGGGCGGATGCGCCTGGCCGACCGGGTCCGCCCCATCGTGGTGGCACTGCGCAACGACGACGAGGGCATCGCCGTCGATGCCGTCCTGCTCACCGCCGAGCAGGTGGGTGTGGTGTTCTCCTACACCCGCTCGTACTACTTTGCCGATCCCACCTCCGTGGTGGCGGCGGTGCAGTTCCTCCACGGACTGCTGCCGGACAAGCCCATCGACGAGCTCTACACGGTGCTGGGCCGCCTGCGCCAGGGCAAGACCGAGCGCTATCGCCAGCTTATGCACCACCTGGATCGCACCGATGATGCGTTCGTGCATGCCGCCGGTGACGCCGGGCTGGTGATGATCGTGTTCACCCTCCCCTCGTTCAATCTGGTGTTCAAGATCATGCGCGATGTCTTTCGGCCGCCGAAGACCACCACGCAGGAGGACGTGCACCAGAGCTATCGCCTGGTCTCGCGCCACGACCACGCCGGGCGGCTCATCGACACGCAGTTCTTCCGCAACCTCGAGCTGCCACGGGCGCGCTTTTCCGAGGCCCTGATCGACGAGCTGATGCAGGAGGCCCCCCGCACGGTGGCGGCCCATGGCGACCGGCTGGTCTTTGGCCATGCCTATGTCGAGCGCCGGGTGCGCCCGCTCAACCTGTACATCCGCGAGGTCGAGGAGGCCGAGGCCAAGCGGGTCATCCTCGATTACGGACGCTGTATCAAGGATCTGGCCGCCACCAATATCTTTGCCGGCGATCTGCTGCTGAAAAACTTCGGCGTCACCAGTTCGGGCCGGGTGGTGTTCTATGACTACGACGAGGTCATGCTGGTCAGCGACTGCCGGTTCTACGAACTGCCCGAGCCCGATGAAGACTTCCCGTTAATGGAGCATGCCACCACCCGATTCGTCGGCGCCCATGACATTTTCCCCGAGGAATTCATCCGTTTTCTGGCGATGCCGGCCTTCCTGCGCCAGACGTTTCTGAGCGAACACAGCGACCTGCTGACCGCTGAGTACTGGCGCGACGTCAAACGCCGCCGCGTGGCGGGTGAAGTGGCCGAGATCGTGCCCTACGCCCGCCAGAGCATCGCGCCCCAGCAGATCAGCCTCTAG